The genomic segment TGGTGGTCGGCTCGCAAAAGGCGCTGATGTGTCCCCCCGGTCTGGCCTTCGTCACGGTGAGCGACAAGGCCCGCCGCCAGATCGAGTCGATCCAGCCGCAGTCGTTCTACTTCAACCTGCGCCTGCATCTCGAAAAACTGCGTGGCGACGCCGACACCCCTTGGACCCCCGCCATTACGCTCATCAGCGGATTGGCCGAGAGCCTGCGGCTGATTCGTGGCGCAGGGATGGAAAACGTCTGGCGCCGCTCGCGCCGTCTGGCCGGCGCCATGCGCGCCGGCGCCAGCGCGATCGGCCTGGAGGTGTTTGCCCAGCGCCCCGCCGACGGCATGACCGCCATCCGCGTCCCCGACGCCATCGGCGCCGCGCGGTTGCTCCAGCGACTGGAAGAGCGCTTCGGCCTCAAGCTGGCGGGCGGACAGGGACCGCTCAAGGGCAAGATATTCCGCATCGCCCACTTTGGGCTGGTCGACGAGCTTGACCTGCTCGCCACGCTCGCCGCCTTGGAACTGGTGCTGCTTGAGCTTGGCGCGCCAGTCGCGCTCGGCGCCGGCGTCGCGGCGGCAAGTGGAGTATTAGCGGGGGGAAAGTGATTGTCACTCCTGATCTCGCGCCGCTCGCGCCCTTCCCATAAAGCCTAGGCGCCGCTACACTTACTC from the Pirellulales bacterium genome contains:
- a CDS encoding alanine--glyoxylate aminotransferase family protein, which translates into the protein MSLRKNRLLTPGPTQVPESARLAMARDVVHHRTPQFRALFAEVLAGLKEVLQTQDDVLVLASSGTGAMEAAVTNLAPRGGKVIVLDAGRFAQRWAEIATAFGIEVVRHQVTWGQAVDPADVARLLVEHPDAVAVYGTLMESSTGVAHDVEAIARVVRPTRAVFVVDGISGAGCVECRTSQWGIDMLVVGSQKALMCPPGLAFVTVSDKARRQIESIQPQSFYFNLRLHLEKLRGDADTPWTPAITLISGLAESLRLIRGAGMENVWRRSRRLAGAMRAGASAIGLEVFAQRPADGMTAIRVPDAIGAARLLQRLEERFGLKLAGGQGPLKGKIFRIAHFGLVDELDLLATLAALELVLLELGAPVALGAGVAAASGVLAGGK